The following coding sequences lie in one Leucobacter allii genomic window:
- a CDS encoding amidohydrolase family protein — translation MPALLIDRIGELTTNVPELGTGVGGRLHDAAVVVEDGRIAWLGPSAQAPDADERCDADGRALLPGWVDSHTHLVFAGDRTAEFEARMAGEAYTAGGIAATVAATRAASDAALEDNLVRLVGEARRGGTTTLETKTGYGLTVADELRSARIAGRHVDAVTFLGAHLVPEGADPEAYLALVTGDMLAAVAPHVNSVDVFCETGAFDADATRRVLAAAAERSLATRVHGNQLGPGPGVRLAVEHAARSVDHVGFLDDADVEALAGSWSGLSSRALAADAGALASGSGTVATVLPACDLSTRMPLAPARRLLDAGAIVAIASNCNPGTSYTSAMAFCVATAVLQMGLSVAEAVRAATLGGAIALGAHVDGWTDPAGVPQPRVGVVAPGARADLHLLAAPATTHLAYRPGVPLTAAVWRSGERVV, via the coding sequence ATGCCCGCGCTCCTCATCGACCGCATCGGCGAACTGACGACCAACGTCCCCGAGCTCGGCACGGGCGTCGGCGGTCGGCTGCACGATGCCGCGGTCGTGGTCGAGGACGGGCGGATCGCCTGGCTCGGTCCGAGCGCGCAGGCGCCCGACGCCGACGAGCGCTGCGATGCGGACGGCCGCGCGCTCCTCCCCGGGTGGGTCGACTCGCACACCCATCTCGTCTTCGCCGGCGACCGCACGGCGGAGTTCGAAGCGCGCATGGCCGGCGAGGCCTACACGGCGGGCGGCATCGCCGCGACCGTCGCCGCGACGCGGGCGGCGAGCGACGCGGCACTCGAAGACAATCTCGTCCGGCTCGTGGGCGAGGCCAGGCGCGGCGGCACGACCACCCTCGAGACGAAGACGGGCTACGGGCTCACGGTCGCCGACGAGCTGCGCTCCGCGCGCATCGCCGGCCGTCACGTCGATGCGGTGACCTTTCTCGGCGCGCATCTCGTGCCCGAGGGCGCCGACCCCGAGGCCTACCTCGCGCTCGTCACGGGAGACATGCTCGCCGCCGTCGCCCCGCACGTGAACTCCGTGGACGTCTTCTGCGAGACGGGCGCGTTCGACGCCGATGCGACGCGACGCGTTCTCGCGGCGGCCGCCGAACGCAGCCTCGCGACGCGCGTCCACGGCAACCAGCTCGGTCCGGGCCCGGGCGTGCGCCTCGCGGTCGAGCATGCCGCCCGCAGCGTCGACCACGTCGGATTCCTCGACGATGCCGACGTCGAGGCGCTCGCGGGCTCCTGGTCGGGGCTGTCCTCACGCGCGCTCGCCGCCGATGCGGGCGCGCTCGCCTCCGGCAGCGGCACAGTCGCCACCGTGCTCCCGGCCTGCGATCTCTCGACGCGGATGCCGCTCGCCCCGGCGCGGCGGCTGCTCGACGCGGGCGCGATCGTCGCGATCGCCTCCAACTGCAACCCGGGCACCTCGTACACCAGCGCGATGGCCTTCTGCGTCGCCACCGCCGTGCTGCAGATGGGCCTGAGCGTCGCCGAGGCGGTGCGCGCGGCCACGCTCGGCGGCGCGATCGCGCTCGGCGCGCACGTCGACGGCTGGACGGATCCCGCGGGGGTGCCGCAGCCGCGCGTCGGCGTCGTCGCACCCGGCGCGCGGGCCGATCTGCACCTCCTCGCGGCGCCCGCGACGACGCATCTCGCCTACCGCCCGGGGGTGCCCCTCACCGCGGCCGTCTGGCGCTCCGGCGAGCGCGTGGTCTGA
- a CDS encoding ribose-phosphate diphosphokinase, with product MSTIEMAGQKKLVLITGRAYPELAESVAAELGAELVPTDARTFANGELYARFDESVRGSDAFVIQSHTNPINEWLMEQLIMVDALKRASAKRITVVAPFYPYSRQDKKGRGREPISARLVADLFKTAGADRIMSVDLHAPQIQGFFDGPLDHLFAMPVLLEHFETHLNRDDLTVVSPDMGRVRVADVWSDRLGAPLAIIHKRRDPSVANQASVHGIVGDVKDRWCLMVDDMIDTGGTITKAAGALKEAGARGVTIAATHAIFSGKATEYLSQDFIDQVVVTDTLPVPEEKRFEKLTVLSIAPLLAKAIHEVFEDGSVTSMFEGAA from the coding sequence ATGAGCACGATCGAGATGGCCGGGCAGAAGAAGCTCGTCCTCATTACGGGCAGGGCGTACCCGGAGCTCGCCGAGTCGGTGGCGGCGGAGCTGGGGGCCGAACTCGTGCCCACCGATGCCCGCACCTTCGCCAACGGCGAGCTGTACGCGCGATTCGACGAGAGCGTGCGCGGCTCAGACGCGTTCGTGATCCAGTCGCACACCAACCCGATCAACGAGTGGCTCATGGAGCAGCTCATCATGGTGGACGCGCTTAAGCGCGCCTCGGCGAAGCGGATCACCGTCGTCGCCCCGTTCTACCCGTACTCCCGCCAGGACAAGAAGGGCCGCGGCCGCGAGCCGATCTCGGCCCGGCTCGTCGCGGACCTCTTCAAGACCGCGGGTGCCGACCGCATCATGTCGGTCGACCTGCACGCGCCGCAGATCCAGGGCTTCTTCGACGGCCCCCTCGACCACCTCTTCGCGATGCCCGTGCTCCTCGAGCACTTCGAGACCCACCTGAACCGCGACGATCTGACCGTCGTCTCGCCCGATATGGGCCGGGTCCGGGTCGCCGACGTGTGGAGCGACCGCCTGGGCGCCCCGCTCGCGATCATCCACAAGCGCCGCGACCCCTCGGTCGCGAACCAGGCCTCCGTGCACGGCATCGTCGGCGACGTGAAGGACCGCTGGTGCCTGATGGTGGACGACATGATCGACACGGGCGGGACGATCACGAAGGCCGCCGGCGCGCTCAAGGAGGCCGGTGCGCGCGGCGTCACGATCGCCGCGACCCACGCGATCTTCTCGGGCAAGGCGACCGAGTACCTCTCGCAGGACTTCATCGACCAGGTCGTGGTCACCGACACGCTCCCGGTGCCCGAGGAGAAGCGCTTCGAGAAGCTCACGGTGCTCTCGATCGCCCCGCTCCTCGCGAAGGCCATCCACGAGGTGTTCGAGGACGGCTCCGTGACCTCGATGTTCGAAGGCGCCGCCTAG
- the glmU gene encoding bifunctional UDP-N-acetylglucosamine diphosphorylase/glucosamine-1-phosphate N-acetyltransferase GlmU, with amino-acid sequence MSERALAVVILAAGQGTRMKSALPKVLHPIGGRSLIAHVLDTAAALSPERVLAVVRHDRDRVAAAILDHAPDTVIVDQDAVPGTGRAVEQALQALPESFAGSVVVLSGDVPLIDAPTLDRLVKGHVEGRRAMTLLSATFENPTGLGRILRDAGGSVTGIVEEKDADESQRRITEINGGIYVFARRSLEEALAGIGTDNAQGEKYLTDAASRILAAGGGVEAVATDDPWLIAGVNDRAQLAQAGRELNARIVRAHQRAGVTIQDPATTWIDADVSIAADAEILPGTFLQGATSIGADAVVGPDTTLVDCEVGEGARIRRSEATLAVIAAGAVVGPFAYIRPGTELGEGGKIGAFVEAKNAKIGEGSKVPHLSYVGDATIGRDSNIGAGTIFANYDGVAKHTTVVGDGVRVGSKNVLIAPVTIEDGTYTAAGTVVRKDVPSGSLALNVAPQRNLEGWVAEHRPGTSTAEAAERAKSAQDGGE; translated from the coding sequence ATGTCAGAACGCGCTCTCGCGGTGGTCATCCTCGCGGCGGGCCAGGGCACCCGCATGAAGTCGGCCCTGCCGAAGGTGCTGCACCCGATCGGCGGGCGCTCGCTCATCGCCCACGTGCTCGACACGGCGGCCGCGCTGTCGCCCGAGCGGGTGCTCGCGGTCGTGCGGCACGATCGCGACCGGGTCGCCGCCGCCATCCTCGACCACGCCCCCGACACGGTGATCGTCGACCAGGACGCGGTGCCGGGCACGGGTCGCGCCGTCGAGCAGGCGCTGCAGGCGCTGCCCGAGAGCTTCGCGGGCTCCGTCGTGGTGCTCTCGGGCGACGTCCCGCTCATCGACGCCCCGACCCTCGACCGCCTCGTCAAGGGCCACGTCGAGGGGCGCCGCGCGATGACCCTGCTCTCGGCCACCTTCGAGAACCCGACGGGTCTCGGCCGGATCCTGCGCGACGCCGGCGGATCCGTCACGGGCATCGTCGAGGAGAAGGACGCCGACGAGTCCCAGCGCCGGATCACCGAGATCAACGGCGGCATCTACGTCTTCGCGCGCCGCTCCCTCGAGGAGGCCCTCGCCGGGATCGGCACGGACAACGCCCAGGGCGAGAAGTACCTCACCGATGCGGCGTCGCGGATCCTCGCGGCGGGCGGCGGCGTCGAGGCCGTCGCGACCGACGACCCCTGGCTCATCGCGGGGGTGAACGACCGCGCGCAGCTGGCCCAGGCCGGCCGCGAGCTCAACGCCCGCATCGTGCGCGCCCACCAGCGCGCCGGCGTGACCATCCAGGATCCCGCGACGACGTGGATCGACGCCGACGTCTCGATCGCCGCGGATGCGGAGATCCTCCCCGGCACCTTCCTGCAGGGCGCGACCTCGATTGGGGCGGACGCCGTCGTCGGCCCGGATACGACGCTCGTGGACTGCGAGGTCGGCGAGGGTGCGCGGATCCGGCGCAGCGAGGCCACCCTCGCCGTGATCGCCGCCGGCGCGGTCGTCGGTCCCTTCGCCTACATCCGCCCGGGCACCGAACTCGGCGAGGGCGGCAAGATCGGCGCCTTCGTGGAGGCGAAGAACGCGAAGATCGGCGAGGGCAGCAAGGTGCCGCACCTCAGCTACGTCGGCGACGCGACGATCGGCCGCGACAGCAACATCGGCGCAGGCACCATCTTCGCCAACTACGACGGCGTGGCCAAGCACACGACCGTCGTCGGCGACGGCGTGCGCGTCGGCTCGAAGAACGTGCTGATCGCGCCCGTTACGATTGAGGACGGCACGTACACGGCCGCGGGCACGGTCGTGCGGAAGGATGTCCCCTCGGGATCGCTGGCGCTGAACGTGGCGCCCCAGCGGAACCTCGAGGGGTGGGTCGCGGAGCATCGCCCCGGGACCAGCACTGCGGAAGCCGCAGAGCGAGCGAAGTCGGCGCAGGACGGCGGGGAATGA